Genomic segment of Persephonella sp.:
AAAATTTCCCTTTCATCATCATAATAAATAAATGTATAAACTGGTTTTCTTCCTGCCGGCAATTGTTTTATTAACGACAAATCAAGGTCACCAAACTGTGCTAAAGCAAGTGTCCGCGGGATAGGTGTTGCTGTCATAACAAGGACATGGGGAACTGCATGGGATTTTTCTATTAAGGCTTTTCTCTGGACAACCCCAAATCTGTGCTGTTCGTCAACTATAACAAGTGCCAGATTTTTAAATTTTAGTTCATCCTGTATAAGAGCATGGGTTCCTATTACTACTTTTGCTTCACCGGTTTCTATTTTTTTATAAATATTTTTCTTTTCTGAGGCAGGAGTGCTACCTGTAAGCAGATAGGCAGGAATACCAAACTTTTCCAATACATTTTTGAAGTTTTTATAATGCTGATTTGCCAGAATTTCTGTAGGTGCCATTACGGCAACCTGTTTGCTGTCTAAAGCTACTGCAAGGGATGCTGCAGCAGCAACCATTGTTTTACCGCTGCCTACATCTCCCTGAACCATTCTGTTCATAGGTGAGGGCTTTGTAATATCTGAGATAATATCTTTTATTGCTTTCTTCTGGTCATCTGTTAGATTAAACGGCAGTGCATCCTCAAACTTCTGGATAAAATCAGGCTCTACATGTATAACAGGTGCAGGATTACTTTTTATGGCAGCCTTTCTATAGGCTTGTGCCAGCTCCAAAATAAAAAGCTCATCAAAAATAAGCCTTATCTGTGGTCTTGTTTCAAAATCATTGAGTTTATCTAAATTTTCTTCATTGCTGGGAAAATGTGTGTGCCGGAATGCATCTTCAATTGAAGGTAATTTATATTTTTCAAGTATATATTCCGGCATATACTCAGGAAAATACGGTAGATACTTTTCCAGTATTTTGTATATTCCCCTTCTTAAATGATTTATTGTCTGGGATGAGGTTTTTACAGAGCTGTCTCCCCGCAATGAATAAACAGGAACAATTCTATCAAGGATTATAGGGTCAAACTGGTTGTGGATTTCAGGTTGAACCATTGATTTTTCTTTACCGAATACAGAAACCTTTCCGTATAACAAAACCTCTTTTCCTTTTCTAAAAAAGGTAAATAAAAAAGGTTTGTCATGGACAAAATAAGCATTTAGTTTGTGTTTATCCTGTGATAAAACAACCTGAACTTTGAGTTTCCCCCGATTTATTTTCTTGATTTCTTCAACGGTTAGCCTAAATAAACCAGTCTCCCCGTCCTTTATTTTTGCAAGTTTTTTTAATCTTTTGTCCTCGTATTTTTTGGGAAAAAGGGTAACTGCCTGATATATGTTCTGAACTCCGACTTTTTTGAAAGCTCGTTTTTCAATAGGTTTGAGGATTTTTAAATCCTGAATTTTTATAGAATAAAAAGAGTTTAGGTCTAACTTTTTGACAGACTTTTTCTCTTTTTTCTCGGGTTTTTTAACAACTTCCTTTTCCCTGATATATGTTTGAACTTCTTTTAATAAATGCTGTATAAATGCTTTTTTCTTCTGGGGTGTAAGATTATCTATCAGAGATATATCTTCAAGTAAACCTTCCGGAAAATTACCTTCAAGCAGTTCCTTTAAGGTTTCTGATAAACCTGTTATCCTTGATAAAGTTTTTTCATCATAACTGCTTAATTTCTCAAGTAATTGTTTAGCTTGATTTACCTTTTTCATTGTTTTTTATAAAATCTTTTAACTCCTGTAAAAATTGCTCAGGGTCATGACCATAATTTACTGCTGCATAATATATCGTTTCATGTTTTTTGCAAGCACATATATTGCAATACATATTTTTAGAACTGAAAAATTTTTGTGTAAATGGATATTTTCTTAATACCTGTTGTATTGTTGTTTGCAGGTCTATATTTTTCATTCTTTTTCCTCCTTTCTCAGTAAAACTACCACTTCTGCAAATGCTGCTTTTCCTTCTCCAATATCACCTATTTTCTCATAGGTTTTGCCTTTTATGAATATTCTATCGGAGTTTATTCTAAGAATTTTCGCTGTGTTTTGTATGATTTTTTCCCTATAAGGTAAGATTTTAGGCTTTTGTAGGACTATATATCCGTCTATATTCTCTATCTTATATCCTTTTTCCCGGACTATTCTGCAAGCTTCTTCAACAAATATTTTGCTATCTGCATTTTTCCATTTTTCCTGATTATCCGGAAATAACTGCCCTATATCTCCGTATCCTATAGCTCCTAAAAGGGCATCAGTTAAAGCATGAAAAAATATATCTCCATCAGAATGTGCCTTAAAACCAATATCTGAAGGTATTTCTACACCACCAATGATTAATTTCCTTCCTTCTTCAAGCCTGTGAATATCAAAACCTATACCTATTCTATACACTTTTACTTCCAGTCCAGTTTCTCACGGAGTATATCAAAATAGTTTTTATCCGGTGTTCTAACTAGATAGGTATAATATGGGGATTGTTTTACAACTATTTTATCCCCATATTGCAGCTGTGTTCCTTCCTGTCCATCAAGGGTAAGCCATGCATCCTTTTCTTTTGCAACCAGCTCTATTGTTATGGGTTCATATGGAGGAAGCATTAATGGTCTGTCTGTAAGTGTATGAGGACATATTGGAACTATAAGAAAGTTCTCCATCATCGGATAAACAATAGGTCCCCCTGCTGAAAGGGCATACCCTGTTGAACCTGTTGGGGTTGAAATTATTATTCCATCTCCATTATAGGTTGTGATGTATCTATCTCCTACATAAACGGCAACATCAACTATCCTTGCAAGGATAGCTTTGTTTACAACAACATCATTTAAAACATCGGCCTTTAGTATCTCTTTACCATCTCTTATAAGGGTGGCTCTTAACATCATTCTACGGGAGATACATAGGGGTTTTGACAGTAGCTCTGATAAAACCTCAAAAGCTTCATCCTCGTTAACTTCTGTTAAAAACCCAAGTCTACCAAGATTTATTCCTAAAATAGGTATTCCATGTTTTGCTACCCTTCTGGCTGTGATTAAAAGTGAACCATCTCCACCAACAACAAGAAGCAGATCAACCCCTTTTAGATTTTCTTCATGTTCTAACTCTGCCAGGTTTTCAAATATTTCTGATTCAATGGCATAACTGTTTAGCCAATTTTTCAGTCTGACAGCAAAGTTCCTCGCTTCTTCGCTTGCTTTTGTAAATATATGAATTTTTTTAAATAGAGGATACATTTTTATCTGCATTAAATTCCTCACTGATGTTGTTTTTTCTTTTTATCAAGATAGATAGGCAGGAATAAGAAAAGAAAACCTATTGTTAATACTCCTATTAATATTATGCTCAAAGCTAAAACTAAATCACTCATCTTTATTCTCCTGTAATTTATCAAAATATAAAGAAGCTGAAAGAGATATTATTAAAAATATAAAGCCAAAAACTATGAGTATCCAGCTACTTTTATTTTCTTGCAAGACAAATCCCACCATTGAAGCCACAAAGGAACCAAT
This window contains:
- a CDS encoding NAD(+)/NADH kinase, with the translated sequence MQIKMYPLFKKIHIFTKASEEARNFAVRLKNWLNSYAIESEIFENLAELEHEENLKGVDLLLVVGGDGSLLITARRVAKHGIPILGINLGRLGFLTEVNEDEAFEVLSELLSKPLCISRRMMLRATLIRDGKEILKADVLNDVVVNKAILARIVDVAVYVGDRYITTYNGDGIIISTPTGSTGYALSAGGPIVYPMMENFLIVPICPHTLTDRPLMLPPYEPITIELVAKEKDAWLTLDGQEGTQLQYGDKIVVKQSPYYTYLVRTPDKNYFDILREKLDWK
- the ispF gene encoding 2-C-methyl-D-erythritol 2,4-cyclodiphosphate synthase encodes the protein MYRIGIGFDIHRLEEGRKLIIGGVEIPSDIGFKAHSDGDIFFHALTDALLGAIGYGDIGQLFPDNQEKWKNADSKIFVEEACRIVREKGYKIENIDGYIVLQKPKILPYREKIIQNTAKILRINSDRIFIKGKTYEKIGDIGEGKAAFAEVVVLLRKEEKE
- the recG gene encoding ATP-dependent DNA helicase RecG → MKKVNQAKQLLEKLSSYDEKTLSRITGLSETLKELLEGNFPEGLLEDISLIDNLTPQKKKAFIQHLLKEVQTYIREKEVVKKPEKKEKKSVKKLDLNSFYSIKIQDLKILKPIEKRAFKKVGVQNIYQAVTLFPKKYEDKRLKKLAKIKDGETGLFRLTVEEIKKINRGKLKVQVVLSQDKHKLNAYFVHDKPFLFTFFRKGKEVLLYGKVSVFGKEKSMVQPEIHNQFDPIILDRIVPVYSLRGDSSVKTSSQTINHLRRGIYKILEKYLPYFPEYMPEYILEKYKLPSIEDAFRHTHFPSNEENLDKLNDFETRPQIRLIFDELFILELAQAYRKAAIKSNPAPVIHVEPDFIQKFEDALPFNLTDDQKKAIKDIISDITKPSPMNRMVQGDVGSGKTMVAAAASLAVALDSKQVAVMAPTEILANQHYKNFKNVLEKFGIPAYLLTGSTPASEKKNIYKKIETGEAKVVIGTHALIQDELKFKNLALVIVDEQHRFGVVQRKALIEKSHAVPHVLVMTATPIPRTLALAQFGDLDLSLIKQLPAGRKPVYTFIYYDDEREILYRNVRKELDKGRQAFVVYPLIEESEKIDLKSAEEGYKQWKEAFPDKKVILLHGKMSQEEKDKIMEDFRNKKADILVSTTVIEVGVDIPNASVMVIEDAYRFGLSQIHQLRGRVGRGNYEGYCYLVLPEKFKHKQEDPEAEKKRLKTLERMKILVDTTDGFKIAEADLELRGSGDIMGTAQSGKFGLSIADFTRPKDRIILEYAKKEAEELISKDPKLEKHPLLKELIFSKY